Within Tistrella mobilis, the genomic segment GCCGGTGTGAAGCCGCAGGCGCTGGAGGCCGCGATCCGCGATATGCGCAAGGGCCGTAAGGTCGACAGTGCGCAGGCGGAGCAGGGCTATGACGCGCTCAAGAAATATGCCCGCGACCTCACCCAGGCGGCGCGGGACGGTAAGCTCGACCCGGTGATCGGCCGCGACGAAGAGATCCGCCGCACCATCCAGGTGCTCAGCCGCCGCACCAAGAACAATCCGGTGCTGATCGGCGAGCCCGGCGTCGGCAAGACCGCCATCGTCGAGGGGCTTGCGCTGCGCATCATCAATGGCGACGTGCCCGAGAGCCTGCGCAGCAAGAAGGTGCTGGCGCTGGATCTGGGGGCGCTGGTCGCCGGTGCCAAATATCGGGGTGAGTTCGAAGAGCGGCTGCGCGCCGTGCTGCAGGAGATCGACGCGGCGGCGGGCGAAGTGGTGCTGTTCATCGACGAACTGCACACGCTCGTCGGGGCTGGTGCCGCCGAAGGCTCGATGGATGCCTCCAACCTTCTGAAGCCCAAGCTGGCCCGCGGCGAACTGCGCTGCATCGGCGCCACCACGCTCGACGAGTATCGCAAGCATATCGAGAAGGATGCCGCACTCGCCCGGCGCTTCCAGCCGGTGATGGTCGAAGAGCCGACGGTGGCCGAGACCATCTCGATCCTGCGCGGCCTGAAGGAGCGCTACGAGCTTCATCACGGCGTGCGGATCACCGATGCCGCGGTGGTGGCGGCGGCGACGCTGTCGAACCGCTACATCACCGACCGTTTCCTGCCCGACAAGGCGATCGACCTGGTCGACGAGGCGGCGAGCCGGCTGCGCATCGAGATCGAGAGCAAGCCCGAGGCGATCGACGAGCTCGACCGCCGGCTCATCCAGTTCAAGATCGAGCGTGAGGCGCTGAAGCGCGAAAGCGATCAGGCGTCGAAGGACCGGCTGGTCAAGCTGGAAGGCGAGATTGCCGGGCTGGAGAAGCAGACCGCCGACATGACCGCATCCTGGAAGGCCGAGAAGGGCCGCCTGGAAGGTGTGCAGAAGCTGAAGGAGGAGCTGGACCAGCTGCGGCTGGAGCTTGCCAACGCCCAGCGGCGCGGTGACCTGGCCAAGGCCGGCGAGCTGGCCTATGGCCGGATCCCCGAACTGGAGCGGAAGCTGAAGGCAGCCGAAGAGCAGGTGAAGAGCCGCCTGCTCGACGAGGCGGTGACCGATGGCCATATCGCGGCGATCGTCTCGCGCTGGACCGGCGTGCCGGTGGACAAGATGCTGGAAGGTGAGCGGGCCAAGCTGCTGCGCATGGAGCAGGTGCTGGGCGAGCGCGTCATCGGCCAGGCAGAGGCGGTCGCGGCGGTCTCCGAGGCCGTCCGGCGTGCCCGTGCCGGGCTGCAGGATCCCCGCCGGCCGATCGGCTCCTTCCTGTTCCTTGGCCCGACCGGCGTCGGCAAGACCGAGCTGTCGAAGGCGCTGGCGCAGTTCCTGTTCGACGACGACGCGGCGCTGCTGCGCATCGACATGTCGGAGTTCATGGAGAAGCACGCCGTCTCGCGGCTGATCGGCGCCCCTCCGGGCTATGTCGGCTATGACGAAGGTGGTGTGCTGACCGAGGCGGTGCGCCGGCGTCCCTATCAGGTGATCCTGTTCGACGAGGTGGAAAAAGCCCATCCGGACGTGTTCAACGTTCTGCTGCAGGTGCTGGACGACGGCCGGCTGACCGATGGTCAGGGACGGACGGTCGACTTCACCAACACGGTCATCATCCTGACCAGCAATCTGGGCGCCGAGGTTCTGGCGGGCCAGGAACCGGGTGCGCCGGCCGAAGACGTCCGGGCGCAGGTGATGGCGGTGGTCCGTGCGGCCTTCCGTCCGGAATTCCTCAACCGGCTGGACGAGATCATCCTGTTCCACCGGCTCGGCCGCGAGCATATGGGCGGGATCGTCGACATCCAGATCACCGATCTGGTCAAGCGGCTGGCCGAACGGCAGATCGGCTTCGATCTCAGCCCCGCAGCCCGCGACTGGCTGGCCGATGCCGGCTATGACCCGGTCTATGGTGCGCGGCCGCTGAAGCGGACCATCCAGCGCGAGGTGCAGAACCCGCTTGCGCGCATGGTGCTGGAAGGCCGGCTGCCCGAGGGCTCGACGGTTCGGGCGGATGTCCGGGACGGCGCGCTGGTCTTCGAGACCAGCACGCCTGAAGCGGCGGCGGCCTGATCGGCATCCCGGGACCAGACGTAAAGAAACCCCCGCTCGAGCGATCGGGCGGGGGTTTTTCGTTGCGGTCCGGGCGGGCGCTTCCAGCTGGTCGCGGTCCGGGCGGGCGCTTCCAGCTGGTCGCGAAATCACTCGGTGGAGCGGCCCGGCGTCGCCGTGGTGGTGCTGGCCAGGGTGGCCGAGGCGCCGCGCAGGCTCGCCACCTGCTTCTCGACCTGGGCGACCGTCTGGCGGAACTTCTTCAGCTCGGCAGCGGCGAGGGTGCGGCCGACCGGCAGCTTGATGCTCTTCGGGTTGACCTGCTTGTTGTTCACCAGCACTTCGTAATGCAGATGCGGTCCGGTGGAGCGGCCGGTGGTGCCGACCGCGCCGATCACCTGACCCTGCTTCACCTTCTGGCCCGCCCGGACGTTGATCCGGCTCATATGGGCATAGGCGGTGGAGTAGGTGCCGTTGTGGCGGATGCGGACATATTTGCCATAGCTGCTGAACCAGTCGGCCTTTTCGACCACGCCGTCACCGGCGGCCATGATCGGGGTGCCGGTGGGGGCGCCGAAATCCACGCCCTTGTGCATCTTGGTGTAGCCGAGCAGCGGATGGCGGCGGGCACCGAAGCCCGAGGTCAGACGGGCGCCCTCGATCGGGGTCTGCAGCAGGGCCTTGCGCACGCTCTTGCCGTTCGGATCGAACCAGTCGTCATCGAAACGGTAGAGGGTCAGTGACCGGCCGCCGACCACCAGGGTCGCCGCCAGCACGTCGCCATTGCGGATCGCGCGGCCCTGTTCGTCGACCATGCGCTCATAGAGCACCTCGAACCGATCGCCCGGCTGAATGTCGCGCTGGAAGTCGACGTCGTAGGAGAAGGGCTTGATCAGCTCCGACACCATAGAGACCGGCAGGTCTGCCGCGGCAGCTGCTTCGTACAGGCTGGAGCGGATCTCGCCGGAGGCCAGCGCGAGCTGACGGTTCAGCTCCTTGCGCACCTCGACGGCGGTGAAACTGGTCTGCAGGCCGCTGCGTTCGATGCGGATCTGACGCTCGGCGTCGATCGCCATCTGGAAGCTGGTCACCGGGCCGCTGCCGCCACCCGCCCGCTGGCGCGGGAAGGTCAGGGTGACTTCCTGGCCGACCTTCAGGCTGCGCGGGTTGAACACCTTGCGCATCGAATCGACCAGCGCATAGGCGTCTTCCTGGGCGACGCCGTTGCGGACCAGAAGGTCGATGATCGTGTCGCCACGTTCGACGGTCGCCGTGCGGATGATGGGGCCCATCTCGGCGGCATTGGTCGAGGGCGTCAGGGTGCGCAGTTCAAGGCGTTCGTCGAGCAGGCGGCGGGTCAGGGTATCGGGCGCTGCAACCGGGGCCTGGTTGCGGAGCGTCATGTCGAAGGGATCGAAGCTGTTCACCAGCGGGTCGGCGAAGGCGACATATTCGGCGGCTGTGGAAGTTCCGGGTGTGGTGAGAAGCGTCACCCCCATGATTGCCGCGACGGCCGCAGCCATCGTCCTGCCCCACAGGTTTTGTCGCACACCAAGCCCGTCGGTGGTGAACCGCATGAAGTCGCCCCTTTGAGTTTGAACCCGCTCTTGTCGCGTGCTCCCGACCTGCCGGTACCGCCTGTCCGACATTCCGGTCGAGATGCGTCGCCCGATCACTTTGGACTTGCCTCTTTCTGGCCGATCTTCGTGATCCCGTGTCCGCTTCCAGCCGGCATCCGTATCATCCACGTCCCGGGGCCCGGCATCCGTTCACTGACCTTACAGATCATCCATCAAACGATGACATATCTTGCATGCGGTCAGTCAATTGACGTCAGACCGAGTCTCCGGAAGGAGAACCGGGCGTGAAGCGATTCGATCGGATGCCTGCCGACTTGTCGAAACGACCCGGAGGTCGGTTCCAAGCTGTTGCCGATACCGGCGCCAGCGCGGAAAGCGAACAAAAGGCTCACGACTTTGTTTTCGATTTTTTGCCACTGTGCCCAAGCGCAGGCGGGGTGTCAACGGGATGTTGGGCGCGATGGCCGGGGCAGGACGTCGCAGCCGCGATGCAGGGCAAGATAGGAAAAAAGCCATGTATCGTTAACCACTTGGATACCTCACTTC encodes:
- the clpB gene encoding ATP-dependent chaperone ClpB, giving the protein MNIESYTDRAKGFLQAAQQLAQGRGHQQFTPEHLLKVLVDDEQGVGLGLVQAAGGDPAKLREATERALTRLPKVEGSGAGQLYLAPDTGRVFTEAEALAKRLEDEYVAAETLLLALALVDRTEAQKALASAGVKPQALEAAIRDMRKGRKVDSAQAEQGYDALKKYARDLTQAARDGKLDPVIGRDEEIRRTIQVLSRRTKNNPVLIGEPGVGKTAIVEGLALRIINGDVPESLRSKKVLALDLGALVAGAKYRGEFEERLRAVLQEIDAAAGEVVLFIDELHTLVGAGAAEGSMDASNLLKPKLARGELRCIGATTLDEYRKHIEKDAALARRFQPVMVEEPTVAETISILRGLKERYELHHGVRITDAAVVAAATLSNRYITDRFLPDKAIDLVDEAASRLRIEIESKPEAIDELDRRLIQFKIEREALKRESDQASKDRLVKLEGEIAGLEKQTADMTASWKAEKGRLEGVQKLKEELDQLRLELANAQRRGDLAKAGELAYGRIPELERKLKAAEEQVKSRLLDEAVTDGHIAAIVSRWTGVPVDKMLEGERAKLLRMEQVLGERVIGQAEAVAAVSEAVRRARAGLQDPRRPIGSFLFLGPTGVGKTELSKALAQFLFDDDAALLRIDMSEFMEKHAVSRLIGAPPGYVGYDEGGVLTEAVRRRPYQVILFDEVEKAHPDVFNVLLQVLDDGRLTDGQGRTVDFTNTVIILTSNLGAEVLAGQEPGAPAEDVRAQVMAVVRAAFRPEFLNRLDEIILFHRLGREHMGGIVDIQITDLVKRLAERQIGFDLSPAARDWLADAGYDPVYGARPLKRTIQREVQNPLARMVLEGRLPEGSTVRADVRDGALVFETSTPEAAAA
- a CDS encoding M23 family metallopeptidase; its protein translation is MAAAVAAIMGVTLLTTPGTSTAAEYVAFADPLVNSFDPFDMTLRNQAPVAAPDTLTRRLLDERLELRTLTPSTNAAEMGPIIRTATVERGDTIIDLLVRNGVAQEDAYALVDSMRKVFNPRSLKVGQEVTLTFPRQRAGGGSGPVTSFQMAIDAERQIRIERSGLQTSFTAVEVRKELNRQLALASGEIRSSLYEAAAAADLPVSMVSELIKPFSYDVDFQRDIQPGDRFEVLYERMVDEQGRAIRNGDVLAATLVVGGRSLTLYRFDDDWFDPNGKSVRKALLQTPIEGARLTSGFGARRHPLLGYTKMHKGVDFGAPTGTPIMAAGDGVVEKADWFSSYGKYVRIRHNGTYSTAYAHMSRINVRAGQKVKQGQVIGAVGTTGRSTGPHLHYEVLVNNKQVNPKSIKLPVGRTLAAAELKKFRQTVAQVEKQVASLRGASATLASTTTATPGRSTE